A genomic segment from Malaclemys terrapin pileata isolate rMalTer1 chromosome 1, rMalTer1.hap1, whole genome shotgun sequence encodes:
- the LOC128830338 gene encoding adenylate kinase 8-like, which yields MAWGTELPLLLPSSPAWHRQPLISSPRCGCVVPSLGWEQRVPLSPTVSPLQWARLGQPSASRPGHWERVQHSARRSPQEPPAAGRQPVSVHPWAIRDCCSFHLPLLCSVMSQAAAGQPWNPGPGLESRRGVTQSSRGEMDVAAKPHIPPAMALYAEKHGVFQLMQSMVEALLIHQPEDPISFMIDHLKQDSDHVPRVFVLGPPAAGKTTIAMWLCKHLNASYLSQQKLLANKTLVLAKEAQSYQQRQEQIPDELWVDLLQDRLSDVDCIREGWVLDGFPQTRKQALLLQTSGIVPRHVVALYAPDTVLVERNLGKRLDPVSTEVYHTTFDWPTDPTVEQRLVQPDGCSEQATAKRLLEYHRNIQGIFQSYRGNLRTVNADQPCADVFSQVLTFVESQPRSAAPFTPRVLLCGPPGSGKSLQAALLAQKYGLVNVGCGQLLKEAVAEKSKIGELIKPYFESSCPVADNLVLKVLRERLGKLDCASFGWVLHGFPRDADQAELLRNTGFVPNRVFFLTLPVEAILERVSQRATDPVTGERYHHLYKPAPSLELRRRLRQNPQDAAEKLELQVDLYSRHVADLEEFYEDAVYVNADQDPYTVFESIESCVTRPLPLRTV from the coding sequence ATGGCGTGGGGAACCGAGCTGCCGCTGCTCCTTCCATCATCCCCTGCCTGGCACCGCCAGCCTCTGATTTCCAGCCCCCGCTGTGGCTGCGTGGTCCCCAGTCTCGGGTGGGAGCAGCGAGTGCCTCTTTCCCCGACGGTATCCCCGCTCCAGTGGGCTCGGCTTGGCCAGCCCTCTGCTAGCCGGCCCGGCCACTGGGAGCGGGTCCAGCACAGTGCTCGCCGCAGCCCGCAGGAGCCCCCAGCCGCGGGAAGGCAGCCTGTGTCCGTGCACCCGTGGGCGATTCGGGATTGCTGCTCGTTCCACCTGCCACTCCTGTGCTCTGTGATGTCACAGGCGGCTGCTGGGCAACCCTGGAACCCGGGGCCGGGTTTGGAATCCCGCCGAGGAGTCACCCAGAGCAGCCGGGGAGAGATGGACGTCGCTGCCAAGCCCCACATCCCCCCCGCCATGGCTCTGTATGCCGAGAAGCACGGTGTCTTCCAGCTGATGCAAAGCATGGTGGAGGCCCTGCTCATCCACCAGCCCGAGGACCCCATCTCCTTCATGATAGACCACCTGAAGCAGGACAGCGACCACGTGCCCAGGGTGTTCGTGCTGGGTCCGCCGGCCGCCGGGAAAACCACCATTGCCATGTGGCTCTGCAAGCACCTCAACGCCTCCTACCTCAGCCAGCAGAAGCTGCTGGCCAACAAGACGCTGGTGCTGGCCAAGGAGGCGCAGAGCTACCAGCAGCGGCAGGAGCAGATCCCCGACGAGCTCTGGGTCGACCTGCTCCAGGACCGCCTCTCAGACGTGGACTGCATCAGGGAGGGCTGGGTCCTGGACGGCTTCCCCCAGACCCGCAAGCAAGCCTTGCTGCTGCAGACCTCCGGCATCGTGCCGCGGCACGTGGTGGCGCTTTACGCGCCAGACACCGTGCTGGTGGAGAGGAACCTAGGCAAACGCCTAGACCCCGTCAGCACGGAGGTGTACCATACCACCTTTGACTGGCCGACCGACCCCACGGTGGAGCAGCGCCTGGTGCAGCCCGACGGCTGCTCGGAGCAGGCCACAGCCAAGCGGTTGCTGGAGTATCACCGCAACATCCAGGGCATCTTCCAGTCCTACCGGGGGAACCTCCGGACCGTCAATGCCGACCAGCCCTGCGCCGATGTCTTCTCCCAGGTGCTGACGTTCGTGGAGAGCCAGCCCCGCTCGGCCGCCCCCTTCACCCCCCGGGTCCTGCTCTGCGGGCCCCCTGGCAGCGGGAAGAGCCTGCAGGCTGCCCTGCTGGCCCAGAAATACGGCCTGGTCAACGTGGGCTGCGGGCAGCTGCTGAAGGAGGCCGTGGCGGAGAAGTCGAAGATCGGGGAGCTCATCAAGCCGTATTTCGAGAGCAGCTGCCCGGTGGCGGATAACCTGGTGCTGAAGGTGCTGCGGGAGCGGTTGGGCAAGCTGGACTGCGCGTCCTTCGGCTGGGTGCTGCATGGCTTCCCGCGCGACGCAGACCAGGCCGAGCTGCTGAGGAACACCGGCTTCGTCCCCAACCGGGTCTTCTTTCTCACCCTGCCGGTGGAGGCCATCCTGGAGCGGGTCTCTCAGCGGGCCACGGACCCCGTCACGGGCGAGCGCTACCACCACCTGTACAAGCCGGCCCCGAGCCTGGAGCTGCGCCGGCGCCTGCGGCAGAACCCCCAGGACGCGGCGGAGAagctggagctgcaggtggatcTGTACAGCCGGCACGTGGCGGACTTGGAGGAGTTCTACGAGGATGCCGTCTACGTCAACGCCGACCAAGACCCCTACACTGTCTTCGAGTCCATAGAGAGCTGCGTCACTCGGCCCCTGCCCCTCCGCACCGTCTAG